In Prescottella soli, a genomic segment contains:
- a CDS encoding carbohydrate ABC transporter permease, with protein MAFVILDPPKAGAAPYAPRETPVPQKTPAPQEAPAPRRKSGRRVAVGHIVLAALAVFSVFPVYWMFATALRRPEDSLSGSPVPWPLSTENFRYVFDTIPMLSMLANTFAMAFVVAVSQLFVALLASYGFARWNFVGKQLLFLLFVGSWLVPFQVTMIPNYLLISQMGLLDTVAGVVIPNLCSAFGVMLLRQHMEAFPRELLDASEMDGQGAWAALWKVIVPNMRPALAALGIMLFISAWNEYLWPSLILRNSDALVQIGIRSFLGAEGNNWGAVMAAAGIACLPIFLIYIFLQRHVVDAFVRSGLK; from the coding sequence ATGGCCTTCGTCATTCTCGATCCCCCCAAGGCCGGCGCAGCACCGTACGCGCCGCGCGAAACCCCAGTGCCGCAGAAAACCCCCGCGCCGCAGGAAGCCCCCGCGCCGCGGCGAAAGAGCGGCCGACGCGTGGCAGTCGGCCACATCGTCCTCGCGGCTCTTGCGGTGTTCAGCGTCTTCCCGGTGTACTGGATGTTCGCGACGGCGCTGCGCCGGCCGGAGGACTCCCTGTCCGGCAGTCCCGTTCCGTGGCCGCTCAGCACGGAGAACTTCCGGTACGTCTTCGACACCATCCCGATGCTCTCGATGCTCGCCAACACGTTCGCGATGGCGTTCGTGGTGGCCGTCAGCCAACTGTTCGTGGCGCTGCTCGCGTCGTACGGGTTCGCGCGGTGGAACTTCGTCGGCAAGCAGTTGCTGTTCCTGCTGTTCGTCGGCTCGTGGCTGGTTCCGTTCCAGGTCACGATGATCCCCAACTACCTGCTGATCTCGCAGATGGGACTGCTCGACACGGTCGCCGGCGTGGTGATCCCGAACCTGTGCTCGGCGTTCGGCGTGATGCTCCTCCGTCAGCATATGGAGGCGTTCCCGCGCGAGTTGCTCGACGCGAGCGAGATGGACGGGCAGGGCGCGTGGGCGGCGCTGTGGAAGGTGATCGTGCCCAACATGCGTCCGGCACTCGCGGCGCTCGGGATCATGCTGTTCATCTCGGCGTGGAACGAGTACCTGTGGCCGTCGCTGATCCTGCGGAACTCGGATGCTCTGGTGCAGATCGGTATCCGCAGCTTCCTCGGCGCCGAGGGCAACAACTGGGGTGCGGTGATGGCGGCGGCCGGCATCGCGTGCCTGCCGATCTTCCTCATCTACATATTCCTGCAGCGGCACGTCGTCGACGCGTTCGTCCGCTCCGGCCTCAAGTGA
- a CDS encoding MMPL family transporter, whose translation MTRWASIVVARKWWVLTVVLVAAIVAGIWGTGVFSKLSQGGYNDPGSESAEVSRIVEDNFGRQDPDIVAIYTVPEGGTLADLEPQVTATLDRFRAEVPTESVTSYWSAAPPAKQLLLAKDGRKVAATVVLSPDAHVTVANFGELLPKLEIDGVESEFAGGAVVGVSLSSRLQADLVRAEAIALPVTLVLLVFVFGGLVAAAVPVFVGLLAVLSSLGILRLLTEVTEVSSFALNVASLIGLGLAIDYGLFIVSRFREELAAGVSTGDAARRTVLTAGRTVMFSGLLLVCAFAGMLVFPQAVIRSLGFGAIAAVTGAAVLSLTVVPALLAILGHRIDALSWRKGAAQRGEERARRFWGGVVTRVMHRPAVVAVGITAGLLVLAAPLIKATLGEITYTALPGDDPARVATETLTTEFPSTGEGATLIVRGAAGAAASPGELSKVVAAAKQVDGIGQVVVLATENDVTAIQALYAQGVEGAAASDAVKGLRAIDPPSGTELLVGGGRATVDDGNAAIVRWLPAMIAIMVASTLVLMFLAFGSVVLPIKAVAMAGLSLAATFGVLTWVFQEGHGADLLGVTPAPLEATFVVLILAVVFGLSTDYEVFLMSRMVEARAAGASTEEAVRIGAERTGRVVTAAAMLLIVVTGAFTVSGLSIMRFLGVGMILALIIDATVVRMLLVPSLVKLMGEANWWAPAWMRRLHARVGLGH comes from the coding sequence ATGACACGTTGGGCGTCGATCGTCGTTGCACGCAAGTGGTGGGTGCTCACCGTGGTGCTGGTCGCCGCGATCGTCGCCGGGATCTGGGGCACCGGGGTGTTCTCGAAGCTCAGCCAGGGCGGGTACAACGATCCGGGCAGCGAGTCGGCCGAGGTGTCGCGGATCGTCGAGGACAACTTCGGTCGGCAGGACCCCGACATCGTCGCGATCTACACGGTGCCCGAGGGCGGGACGCTCGCGGATCTCGAACCGCAGGTCACCGCGACCCTCGACCGCTTCCGGGCCGAGGTGCCGACGGAGTCGGTGACGTCGTACTGGTCCGCCGCGCCGCCGGCGAAGCAGTTGCTGCTGGCGAAGGACGGCCGCAAGGTGGCGGCGACCGTCGTGCTCTCCCCGGACGCGCACGTCACCGTCGCGAACTTCGGCGAGTTGCTGCCGAAACTCGAAATCGACGGCGTGGAATCCGAATTCGCGGGCGGGGCCGTGGTCGGCGTCTCGCTCAGCAGCCGACTGCAGGCCGACCTGGTGCGGGCCGAGGCGATCGCGCTGCCCGTGACACTCGTCCTGCTGGTATTCGTCTTCGGCGGTCTGGTCGCGGCCGCGGTACCGGTGTTCGTGGGCCTGCTCGCGGTGCTGAGTTCGCTCGGCATCCTGCGCCTGCTCACCGAGGTGACCGAGGTCAGTTCGTTCGCGCTCAACGTCGCATCGCTGATCGGCCTGGGCCTGGCGATCGACTACGGCCTGTTCATCGTGAGCCGGTTCCGCGAGGAACTCGCGGCCGGAGTCTCCACCGGCGACGCGGCCCGGCGCACCGTGCTCACCGCGGGACGCACCGTCATGTTCTCCGGCCTGCTGCTCGTGTGCGCGTTCGCGGGCATGCTCGTGTTCCCGCAGGCGGTGATCCGCTCGCTCGGGTTCGGCGCGATCGCGGCCGTGACGGGCGCGGCCGTGCTCTCGCTGACCGTGGTGCCGGCGCTGCTGGCGATCCTCGGGCACCGCATCGACGCACTGTCGTGGCGCAAGGGCGCGGCCCAGCGCGGGGAGGAACGCGCCCGCCGCTTCTGGGGCGGTGTCGTCACGCGGGTGATGCACCGCCCGGCCGTCGTGGCGGTGGGCATCACCGCCGGACTGCTGGTGCTGGCCGCACCGCTGATCAAGGCGACACTCGGCGAGATCACCTATACCGCACTGCCCGGCGACGATCCGGCTCGCGTCGCGACCGAGACGCTGACGACCGAGTTCCCGTCGACGGGCGAGGGCGCGACGCTGATCGTGCGCGGCGCCGCCGGCGCGGCGGCGTCCCCGGGCGAGCTGTCCAAGGTCGTCGCCGCCGCGAAGCAGGTCGACGGGATCGGGCAGGTGGTCGTGCTCGCCACCGAGAACGACGTGACCGCGATCCAGGCGCTGTACGCGCAGGGCGTCGAGGGCGCCGCGGCGAGCGACGCCGTGAAGGGACTGCGGGCCATCGACCCACCCTCGGGCACCGAACTGCTCGTCGGTGGCGGCCGCGCGACCGTCGACGACGGCAACGCCGCCATCGTGCGGTGGCTCCCCGCGATGATCGCGATCATGGTCGCCTCGACGCTGGTGCTGATGTTCCTCGCGTTCGGGTCGGTGGTGCTGCCGATCAAGGCCGTCGCGATGGCCGGACTGAGCCTCGCGGCCACGTTCGGGGTGCTCACCTGGGTGTTCCAGGAGGGGCACGGCGCGGACCTGCTCGGGGTCACACCGGCGCCACTCGAGGCGACGTTCGTCGTGCTGATCCTGGCGGTGGTGTTCGGCCTGTCCACCGACTACGAGGTGTTCCTGATGTCGCGCATGGTCGAGGCCCGTGCGGCCGGCGCGAGCACCGAGGAGGCGGTGCGGATCGGCGCCGAACGCACCGGCCGGGTGGTCACCGCGGCGGCGATGCTGCTCATCGTCGTCACCGGAGCGTTCACGGTGTCAGGGCTGTCGATCATGCGGTTCCTGGGAGTCGGCATGATCCTCGCGCTGATCATCGACGCGACCGTCGTGCGCATGCTGCTGGTGCCGTCGCTGGTCAAGCTCATGGGTGAGGCCAACTGGTGGGCGCCGGCCTGGATGCGCCGCCTGCACGCGCGCGTCGGCCTGGGGCACTGA
- a CDS encoding tyrosine-protein phosphatase has protein sequence MTTILPPHTTTRRLVLPGTYNLRDIGGYTAGDRTTRWRKLLRSDALHTIEQDGRDTLTEIGLGLVIDLREDDEISKAPNALEGVGHREVHLPVYNGKTDHNPTAAVFDLGTLYQWMLADHGSRLTDAVRLIAGSGDEPVLVHCTAGKDRTGLVIALALSAVGVGARDVVADYSLSETLLHGEWVDAMVASFRERELPEGFDIEGIVAASPAATMRATLAGIDAEHGGVRSYLLDHGISEAELTDLHAALLG, from the coding sequence ATGACCACCATCCTGCCGCCGCACACCACCACCCGCCGGCTCGTCCTGCCCGGCACCTACAACCTCCGCGACATCGGCGGCTACACCGCGGGTGACCGAACCACCCGGTGGCGCAAACTGCTTCGCTCCGACGCCCTGCACACCATCGAGCAGGACGGGCGCGACACCCTCACCGAGATCGGGCTCGGGCTCGTGATCGACCTGCGCGAGGACGACGAGATCTCCAAGGCGCCCAACGCCCTCGAAGGGGTCGGACACCGCGAGGTGCACCTGCCCGTCTACAACGGCAAGACCGATCACAACCCGACAGCCGCGGTGTTCGACCTGGGCACGTTGTACCAGTGGATGCTCGCCGACCACGGCTCGCGGCTCACCGATGCCGTCCGACTCATCGCCGGATCGGGCGACGAACCGGTGCTCGTGCACTGCACGGCCGGCAAGGACCGCACCGGCCTGGTGATCGCGCTGGCCCTGTCCGCGGTGGGCGTCGGCGCACGCGACGTCGTAGCCGACTACTCGCTCTCGGAGACCCTGCTGCACGGCGAATGGGTCGACGCGATGGTCGCCTCGTTCCGGGAGCGGGAACTGCCCGAGGGCTTCGACATCGAGGGCATCGTCGCCGCGAGCCCCGCGGCGACGATGCGCGCGACGCTGGCCGGCATCGACGCCGAGCACGGCGGCGTCCGGTCCTATCTGCTCGACCACGGCATTTCCGAGGCCGAACTCACCGACCTGCACGCGGCCCTGCTGGGCTGA
- a CDS encoding SDR family oxidoreductase, translating to MATYIVTGGTGFLGRHTIERLLERDPSGQVHVLVRPGSVSKLEHMANRWAAGDRVRALVGDLTEPGLGLEAPPPAADHVVHLGAIYDLTAGEEQASTNIDGTRSVIDLAAGLGATLHHVSSIAVAGDHRGRFTEDDFDLGQHFPTPYHRTKFEAERLVRASDVPWRIYRPAAVVGSSATGEMDKIDGPYYFFPVLAALAKLPSALPIAVPRLGYTNVVPVDFVAAALVELMLRPGLDGRAFHLVSPDAQPVRQIYAALAKAAHAPTPVADLPGALALPLLSPPARARGVRDITLRRMGIPPIMLDHLTLPTRFTTEKTREALQDSGISAPPFPSYAAKLWTYWREHLDPDRARRDDPAGPLVNRHVVITGASSGIGRAAAIATAAKGATVLLLARRADELDAVVSQVRDAGGSAYAYQCDITDSEAVEHTVKSILAEHDHVDMLVNNAGRSIRRGLYRSTDRLHDFERTMAVNYFGAVRMVLALLPHMRERRFGHIVDISTASVQARTPRFAAYVASKSALDAFADVAAAETLADGITFTTIHMPLVRTPMIAPTGQYNAGPAASPEKAAAMVVRALIERPKRIDVPVGTLAEFGAIFAPRLKDRALSQMYHAFPDSPAARGEVGPAPELPPQPSTPAPRPTGPTASAVRFARRLARLIPGTHW from the coding sequence ATGGCCACGTACATCGTCACGGGCGGCACGGGGTTCCTCGGCAGGCACACGATCGAGCGACTGCTCGAACGCGATCCCTCGGGCCAGGTCCACGTCCTGGTCCGCCCCGGATCGGTGTCGAAGCTCGAGCACATGGCGAACCGCTGGGCGGCCGGCGACCGGGTCCGGGCACTCGTCGGCGACCTCACCGAGCCGGGCCTCGGGCTCGAGGCCCCGCCACCGGCCGCGGACCACGTCGTGCATCTCGGTGCGATCTACGACCTGACCGCCGGCGAGGAGCAGGCGTCGACGAACATCGACGGCACCCGATCGGTGATCGACCTGGCCGCCGGGCTCGGCGCGACCCTGCACCACGTCTCGTCCATCGCGGTGGCGGGCGACCATCGCGGCCGCTTCACCGAGGACGACTTCGATCTGGGCCAGCACTTCCCGACGCCGTACCACCGCACCAAGTTCGAGGCCGAGCGTCTGGTGCGCGCCTCGGACGTGCCGTGGCGGATCTACCGCCCCGCGGCAGTGGTCGGGAGTTCGGCCACCGGCGAGATGGACAAGATCGACGGCCCCTACTACTTCTTCCCCGTACTCGCCGCGCTGGCGAAGCTGCCGTCCGCCCTGCCGATCGCGGTCCCGAGACTCGGCTACACCAACGTCGTTCCGGTGGACTTCGTCGCGGCCGCCCTCGTGGAGTTGATGCTGCGGCCCGGACTGGACGGGCGCGCCTTCCACCTCGTCTCCCCCGACGCCCAACCCGTCCGGCAGATCTACGCGGCGCTCGCGAAGGCGGCCCACGCGCCGACGCCGGTCGCGGACCTGCCCGGTGCGCTCGCCCTCCCCCTGCTGTCGCCGCCGGCCCGCGCGAGAGGCGTCCGCGACATCACGCTGCGCCGGATGGGTATCCCACCGATCATGCTCGACCACCTCACCCTCCCGACCCGGTTCACAACGGAGAAGACACGAGAAGCCCTGCAGGACAGCGGAATATCGGCTCCGCCGTTCCCGTCGTACGCGGCGAAGCTGTGGACCTACTGGCGCGAACACCTCGACCCGGACCGAGCCCGGCGCGACGACCCGGCCGGACCGCTCGTGAACCGGCACGTCGTCATCACCGGCGCATCATCCGGGATCGGACGCGCGGCCGCGATCGCCACCGCAGCCAAGGGCGCCACCGTGCTGCTCCTCGCCCGCCGCGCCGACGAACTCGACGCCGTGGTGTCACAGGTCCGCGACGCGGGCGGATCCGCGTACGCCTACCAGTGCGACATCACCGACAGCGAAGCCGTCGAGCACACCGTCAAATCCATTCTGGCCGAGCACGATCACGTGGACATGCTCGTCAACAACGCGGGCCGGTCCATCCGGCGCGGACTGTACCGGTCGACGGACCGCCTGCACGACTTCGAACGGACCATGGCGGTCAACTACTTCGGCGCGGTGCGGATGGTGCTCGCGTTGCTGCCGCACATGCGCGAGCGCCGGTTCGGTCACATCGTCGACATCAGCACCGCCAGCGTCCAGGCCCGCACCCCACGCTTCGCCGCGTACGTCGCGAGCAAGTCCGCCCTCGACGCCTTCGCGGACGTCGCGGCCGCCGAGACCCTGGCGGACGGCATCACGTTCACCACGATCCACATGCCCCTGGTGCGTACGCCGATGATCGCGCCGACCGGCCAGTACAACGCCGGCCCCGCCGCGAGCCCGGAGAAGGCCGCGGCGATGGTGGTCCGCGCGCTGATCGAGAGGCCCAAGCGCATCGACGTCCCCGTCGGCACCCTCGCAGAGTTCGGCGCCATCTTCGCGCCGCGCCTCAAGGACCGCGCACTGTCGCAGATGTACCACGCATTCCCCGATTCGCCGGCGGCGCGCGGAGAGGTCGGGCCCGCACCGGAACTCCCGCCCCAACCGTCGACTCCCGCACCACGACCGACCGGTCCGACCGCGTCGGCGGTGCGGTTCGCGCGGCGTCTCGCCCGACTGATCCCGGGCACACACTGGTGA
- a CDS encoding ABC transporter substrate-binding protein: MRRRTTGLALLSLATALTVAGCATGTAASSSSSDGIVPELDPNQNVQITFESYNLTQAGPWTDTINGLIADFEAEHPNIDVKAQPPQGTSAAGSGTASSVQTQLLAGNPPDVAQLTFDTLDFAVNELGAKSLDSLVGTDAVQEHLAGAHPYHPRAATLGDWKGETYGMPYVFSTPVLFYNASVFQKAGLPADTDLSTWPKVAEAAKKITATTGKPALTISCAVKGGNWCMQGLFRSAGGNVLSEDRTTVEFASNESLTAVQMLRDLYDQGVLANQDSAGQMESFMKGDSAIQLQSSAVQGMLLGASKAAGWELRAAAMPAFEGREAVPTNSGSALFVFAQDPAKQRASWELIKFLTSDHAYTQISSKIGYLPLRTSLTTDPAALKTWADGNPLLAPNLAQLDRLEPWQSYPGNSYVQIDDILATAIEESVFYGKDPAATLSAAQKRAQDLLP, from the coding sequence ATGCGTAGACGCACCACCGGCCTGGCGCTGCTGTCGCTCGCCACCGCCCTCACGGTGGCCGGATGTGCCACCGGCACCGCCGCGTCGAGTTCGTCCTCGGACGGCATCGTCCCCGAACTCGACCCGAACCAGAACGTCCAGATCACGTTCGAGTCGTACAACCTCACCCAGGCCGGCCCCTGGACCGACACCATCAACGGACTGATCGCCGACTTCGAGGCCGAGCATCCCAACATCGACGTCAAAGCTCAACCGCCCCAGGGCACGTCGGCCGCCGGCAGCGGCACCGCGAGCAGCGTGCAGACCCAGCTGCTGGCCGGCAACCCGCCGGACGTGGCGCAGCTGACGTTCGACACCCTCGACTTCGCGGTCAACGAACTCGGCGCCAAGTCCCTCGACTCGCTGGTCGGCACCGACGCCGTCCAGGAGCACCTGGCGGGCGCGCACCCCTACCACCCCCGGGCCGCCACCCTGGGCGACTGGAAGGGCGAGACGTACGGCATGCCCTACGTCTTCTCCACCCCCGTGCTCTTCTACAACGCGAGCGTGTTCCAGAAGGCCGGGCTTCCCGCCGACACCGATCTGTCGACGTGGCCCAAGGTCGCGGAGGCCGCGAAGAAGATCACCGCGACGACCGGCAAGCCGGCGTTGACGATCTCGTGCGCGGTCAAGGGCGGCAACTGGTGCATGCAGGGCCTGTTCCGTTCGGCCGGTGGCAACGTGCTGTCCGAGGACCGCACCACGGTCGAGTTCGCGAGCAACGAATCGCTCACGGCGGTGCAGATGCTGCGCGACCTGTACGACCAGGGCGTGCTCGCCAACCAGGACTCCGCAGGCCAGATGGAGAGCTTCATGAAGGGCGACAGCGCGATCCAGCTGCAGTCGTCGGCCGTTCAGGGCATGCTGCTGGGCGCGTCGAAGGCCGCCGGCTGGGAGTTGCGTGCCGCGGCGATGCCCGCGTTCGAGGGCCGCGAGGCGGTGCCCACCAACTCCGGTTCGGCGCTGTTCGTCTTCGCCCAGGACCCGGCCAAGCAGCGCGCCTCGTGGGAGCTGATCAAGTTCCTCACCAGCGACCACGCGTACACCCAGATCTCGTCGAAGATCGGCTACCTGCCGCTGCGCACGTCGCTCACGACCGATCCGGCCGCACTGAAGACGTGGGCCGACGGCAACCCCCTGCTCGCCCCCAACCTCGCGCAGCTCGATCGACTCGAGCCGTGGCAGTCGTACCCGGGCAACAGCTACGTCCAGATCGACGACATTCTCGCCACCGCAATCGAGGAGTCCGTCTTCTACGGCAAGGACCCCGCCGCCACCCTGTCCGCTGCCCAGAAGCGGGCACAGGACCTGCTCCCCTGA
- a CDS encoding flavin-containing monooxygenase gives MTPRIAILGAGPSGLAQLRAFESARKSGLGSMPEIVCYEKQSDLGGMWNYTWRTGLDQHGEPVHGSMYRFLWSNGPKECLEFADYSFEEHFGRPIPSYPPRAVLHDYIMGRVDQDDVRKYIRFDTAVRWVEYVPPTNEGEAGRFAVTVADHRNDVLETELFDHVVVATGHFSTPNVPHFEGIEDFPGRVLHAHDFRDAREFTGKRLLLVGSSYSAEDIGTQCFKYGAAEVTFSYRSNPMGHDWPEGFSEVPLLTGIDGHTVRFQDGSTREVDAIVLCTGYRHHFPFLPDELTLKTNNRLYPRGIYKGVVSQANSQLLFLGMQDQYFTFNMFDAQAWYVRDVILGRIELPDHETRERDIDEWREREEKLRTAVEEIDFQAAYIRDLVDRTDYPEFHVEKQGELFKQWKKDKKSDIMGYRNCSYTSTLTGTVAPPLHDEWMNILDDSAESFLNNDFGTADTAAPRKVTPIGPRFALKHPVWSERSSELSG, from the coding sequence TTGACGCCAAGGATCGCGATTTTGGGAGCCGGTCCGAGTGGCCTCGCACAGCTGAGGGCATTCGAGTCTGCACGGAAATCAGGTCTTGGGTCGATGCCCGAAATTGTTTGTTACGAAAAGCAGAGCGACCTGGGCGGCATGTGGAACTACACGTGGCGCACGGGACTCGATCAACATGGCGAACCGGTGCACGGAAGCATGTACCGCTTCCTGTGGTCCAACGGACCCAAGGAGTGTCTCGAGTTCGCCGATTATTCTTTCGAGGAACATTTCGGCCGACCGATTCCGTCGTACCCGCCGCGTGCCGTGTTGCACGACTACATCATGGGCCGGGTCGACCAGGACGACGTGCGCAAGTACATCCGTTTCGACACCGCCGTCCGGTGGGTGGAGTACGTCCCGCCCACGAACGAGGGTGAGGCGGGACGGTTCGCAGTGACCGTCGCCGACCACCGCAACGACGTGCTCGAAACCGAGCTGTTCGACCACGTGGTGGTCGCAACCGGACATTTCTCGACGCCCAACGTGCCGCATTTCGAGGGCATCGAGGACTTCCCGGGCCGGGTGCTGCACGCCCACGACTTCCGTGACGCACGCGAATTCACAGGTAAGCGGCTTCTGCTCGTCGGCAGCAGCTACTCGGCGGAGGACATCGGCACGCAGTGCTTCAAGTACGGCGCCGCCGAGGTCACGTTCAGCTACCGGTCGAACCCGATGGGCCACGACTGGCCCGAGGGCTTCTCCGAGGTACCGCTGCTGACCGGGATCGACGGGCACACAGTGCGATTCCAGGACGGCAGCACCCGCGAGGTGGACGCGATCGTCCTGTGCACCGGGTACCGCCACCACTTCCCGTTCCTGCCCGACGAGCTGACGCTGAAGACGAACAACCGCCTCTACCCGCGCGGCATCTACAAGGGTGTGGTCTCGCAGGCCAATTCGCAGTTGCTCTTCCTCGGAATGCAGGACCAGTACTTCACGTTCAACATGTTCGACGCCCAGGCGTGGTACGTGCGCGACGTCATTCTGGGCCGCATCGAATTGCCCGACCACGAAACTCGCGAGCGTGATATCGACGAGTGGCGCGAACGCGAGGAAAAACTGCGGACCGCCGTCGAGGAGATCGATTTCCAGGCCGCCTACATTCGCGACCTGGTGGATCGAACCGACTACCCCGAATTTCATGTCGAAAAGCAGGGTGAGCTCTTCAAACAGTGGAAGAAGGACAAGAAGAGTGACATCATGGGCTACCGGAATTGCAGCTACACCTCGACGCTGACCGGAACCGTGGCCCCGCCTCTGCACGACGAGTGGATGAATATCCTCGACGATTCCGCGGAATCGTTCCTGAACAATGATTTCGGGACCGCCGATACCGCCGCTCCGCGAAAGGTGACGCCGATCGGCCCGCGCTTCGCGCTCAAGCACCCGGTGTGGTCCGAGCGTTCGTCCGAACTCTCGGGCTGA
- a CDS encoding phosphodiesterase — protein sequence MSEYGQPDHYILHVSDTHFVADGELLHGKVDSDANLGRLFDRLDRAGQRPEAIVFTGDLADAGNPQAYARLRDLVEPAAEKLGAKVIWVMGNHDSRPEFRAGLLGAEPTQESVDMVHDIDGLRIIALDSTVPGHHHGQITDEQIDWLRDVLATPAPHGTLLTLHHPPVPSPLELLESVELRDQSRLEDVLRGTDVRAILGGHLHYSTTCTFAGIPVSVASATCYTQDLFPSGGGMRGQDSSQSFNLVHVYSDRILHTVVPVEEGPTLYEVTLEQLRYFQSLSPEEQLAAMAQSTSH from the coding sequence ATGAGCGAGTACGGACAGCCCGACCACTACATCCTGCACGTGAGCGACACCCACTTCGTCGCCGACGGCGAGTTGCTCCACGGCAAGGTCGACAGCGACGCCAACCTGGGTCGTCTGTTCGACCGCCTCGACCGCGCCGGCCAGCGCCCCGAGGCGATCGTGTTCACCGGCGACCTCGCCGACGCCGGCAATCCGCAGGCGTACGCACGACTGCGCGACCTGGTCGAGCCGGCCGCGGAGAAGCTGGGCGCCAAGGTGATCTGGGTGATGGGCAACCACGACAGCCGGCCCGAGTTCCGCGCCGGACTGCTCGGCGCCGAGCCCACGCAGGAGTCGGTGGACATGGTCCACGACATCGACGGTCTGCGGATCATCGCCCTCGACAGCACCGTCCCGGGCCACCACCACGGCCAGATCACCGACGAGCAGATCGACTGGCTCCGTGACGTTCTCGCGACGCCGGCCCCGCACGGCACACTGCTCACGCTGCACCACCCGCCGGTGCCGAGCCCGCTGGAGCTGCTCGAGTCCGTCGAGCTCCGCGACCAGAGCCGGCTCGAGGACGTCCTGCGCGGCACCGACGTCCGCGCCATCCTCGGCGGCCACCTGCACTACTCGACGACGTGCACCTTCGCCGGCATCCCGGTGTCGGTGGCATCGGCCACCTGCTACACCCAGGACCTGTTCCCCTCCGGTGGCGGCATGCGCGGCCAGGACAGCAGCCAGTCGTTCAACCTGGTGCACGTGTACTCGGATCGGATCCTGCACACGGTCGTGCCGGTCGAGGAGGGCCCGACGCTGTACGAGGTGACGCTGGAGCAGCTGCGCTACTTCCAGTCGCTGTCCCCCGAGGAGCAGCTCGCGGCCATGGCCCAGTCGACGAGCCACTGA
- a CDS encoding carbohydrate ABC transporter permease → MFVEVPASVGPPTAASPQPVRAGAGWRSRVSRRAVPYLFLLPAVALLVLWTYKPLAETVGLSFYKWNMIPTSPKKPVGLDNYTAVLSLPELHQALWNTVLYIAAFMVFSLVLPLAIALLCTRVSGRARTFYQALIFVPFLVTPVASSAIWRWLFNPDNGMIPRISATMGHDLGNVFRDPKLALIGVVVIVGWQMLGFGVLVISAGMAGISPDYGHAAALDGATPSTITRRITLPLLSPTLVFLALMTILLSAQWTYPVIDVLTQGGPSGSTTNIYYLLYEFGFRNFDAGLSAAAGTLFFLGFGVIALVFVRLSERLSFYDN, encoded by the coding sequence ATGTTCGTCGAAGTTCCGGCGAGCGTCGGGCCGCCGACCGCCGCCTCGCCCCAGCCCGTGCGGGCCGGGGCGGGGTGGCGGTCGCGTGTGTCGCGCCGCGCCGTCCCCTACCTGTTCCTGCTGCCGGCCGTGGCTTTGCTCGTCCTGTGGACCTACAAGCCGCTCGCCGAAACCGTCGGGCTCTCGTTCTACAAGTGGAACATGATTCCGACGAGCCCCAAGAAGCCGGTGGGACTCGACAACTACACCGCCGTGCTGTCGCTGCCGGAACTTCACCAGGCCCTGTGGAACACAGTGCTGTACATCGCCGCGTTCATGGTGTTCTCGCTGGTGCTCCCGCTCGCGATCGCGTTGCTGTGCACCCGGGTGAGCGGACGCGCCCGCACCTTCTACCAGGCGCTGATCTTCGTGCCGTTCCTCGTCACACCGGTTGCGAGCAGCGCCATCTGGCGTTGGTTGTTCAACCCCGACAACGGCATGATCCCGCGCATCTCGGCCACCATGGGCCACGATCTGGGCAACGTGTTCCGTGATCCGAAGCTGGCGCTGATCGGCGTCGTCGTGATCGTCGGGTGGCAGATGCTCGGCTTCGGCGTCCTCGTCATCTCGGCGGGCATGGCCGGCATCAGCCCCGACTACGGCCACGCGGCCGCACTCGACGGGGCCACCCCGTCCACCATCACCCGGCGGATCACGCTGCCGTTGCTTTCGCCCACACTGGTCTTCCTGGCGCTCATGACGATCCTGCTCAGTGCCCAGTGGACGTACCCGGTGATCGACGTCCTCACCCAGGGCGGCCCCAGCGGATCGACGACCAACATCTACTACCTGTTGTACGAGTTCGGTTTCCGCAACTTCGACGCCGGACTCTCGGCGGCCGCGGGCACGCTGTTCTTCCTCGGCTTCGGCGTGATCGCGCTCGTGTTCGTGCGGCTGTCCGAGCGACTGAGCTTCTACGACAACTAG